A window of Fluoribacter dumoffii NY 23 contains these coding sequences:
- a CDS encoding FAD-dependent oxidoreductase, whose translation MKNAAVVGAGIMGCLLALRLHNEGWQVTLFEAANSFDNCSYAAAGLLSPFSELDKAEHVIFTLGLESVDGLWQSILNQLAEPVYFRQKGSLVVHHPQDKAEWQHFSTRITNKLSDSCYRLISQDVLSQLEPELNQFKTGYYFPKEGQIDNQALLLALKKQLCQQGVIWRGQTFVSNIHSGKVETGKGSCAFDFVFDCRGMGAKNTFTNLRGLRGELIWLHAPEVRIRRPIRFLHPRYSIYIAPRPGSYYLIGASELETEDLSPISVRTTLELLTAAYYVHRGFAEARIIKTVTHCRPTLIHHQPRIKFAKQFIAVNGLYRHGYLIAPALAEEVLRGLKSNQKDVCYPELWEAY comes from the coding sequence ATGAAAAATGCAGCTGTTGTCGGCGCTGGAATTATGGGATGTTTGTTGGCTTTACGTTTACACAATGAAGGTTGGCAGGTGACTTTATTTGAAGCGGCAAACTCTTTTGATAATTGCAGTTATGCAGCCGCAGGTTTGTTGTCCCCTTTTTCTGAGCTGGATAAAGCAGAGCACGTCATTTTTACATTAGGCTTGGAGTCGGTAGACGGATTATGGCAGTCCATTTTAAATCAATTGGCTGAACCTGTATATTTCCGCCAAAAAGGTTCTCTGGTGGTTCATCATCCGCAAGACAAGGCAGAGTGGCAGCACTTCAGTACCCGAATAACAAATAAATTAAGCGACTCATGTTATCGATTGATTAGTCAGGATGTTTTGAGTCAACTGGAACCGGAATTGAACCAATTTAAAACAGGATATTATTTTCCTAAAGAAGGACAAATTGATAACCAGGCACTGTTGTTGGCCCTAAAAAAACAACTTTGCCAGCAAGGTGTTATTTGGCGGGGCCAAACCTTTGTTTCCAATATCCATTCAGGAAAAGTCGAAACTGGAAAAGGGTCCTGTGCTTTTGATTTTGTTTTTGATTGTCGCGGTATGGGGGCCAAAAATACATTTACCAATCTGCGTGGGCTTCGGGGGGAACTGATTTGGCTGCATGCGCCTGAGGTACGAATACGAAGACCCATAAGGTTCCTGCATCCAAGATATTCTATTTATATAGCTCCTCGACCTGGATCTTATTATCTTATCGGTGCCAGCGAGTTGGAAACAGAAGATTTAAGTCCAATTTCAGTACGGACCACGCTGGAATTATTAACTGCCGCGTATTATGTACATCGAGGTTTTGCAGAAGCACGGATTATTAAAACAGTGACACACTGTCGGCCGACTTTGATACACCATCAGCCGCGGATAAAATTTGCAAAACAATTTATTGCGGTGAATGGACTTTATCGCCATGGTTATTTAATTGCACCTGCTTTGGCAGAGGAAGTTTTACGAGGATTGAAGAGCAATCAAAAAGATGTCTGTTATCCTGAGCTTTGGGAGGCTTATTAA
- a CDS encoding tRNA-guanine transglycosylase, with protein MLTAVQNFIPVLTSEAGLCLTTANWQEAKVTAASYSLEQLLYKPGQELLKSIDDLSHYLVCPGITVLNALSLRSNKEGVYVLKSPYDGSIIKFTSKDLIHLVQHLKPAAVILPANILQNFPEIWDNWNDEIIPFLHAQELKNQQLSQPHGVYFNVLDEVDWEQLERWSHLPRYVTGCFDAELVWRLGNKGIGFIETDEPAQAAMQGKVYSHAGDVDLTDSKTQMQFELIDADCVCPTCSQQFTRAYLHHLLQHTPLLCQRFLIQHNVYYVQNSKPSS; from the coding sequence ATGTTGACGGCAGTACAGAATTTTATACCTGTTTTAACCTCGGAAGCAGGTTTGTGTCTTACAACAGCAAATTGGCAAGAAGCAAAAGTAACAGCAGCCTCTTATTCTCTGGAACAATTATTATATAAGCCGGGCCAGGAATTACTCAAAAGCATCGATGATTTATCTCATTATCTGGTTTGCCCTGGAATAACGGTACTTAATGCCTTATCGCTTAGGTCAAATAAGGAAGGAGTTTACGTACTTAAATCCCCTTACGATGGTTCCATAATAAAATTTACTTCCAAGGATTTAATCCACCTTGTCCAACATTTAAAGCCTGCTGCAGTCATTTTACCTGCTAATATCCTGCAGAATTTTCCTGAAATTTGGGACAATTGGAATGATGAAATTATTCCATTTCTGCATGCCCAGGAACTGAAAAATCAGCAGCTGAGTCAACCTCATGGGGTTTATTTTAATGTATTGGATGAGGTGGACTGGGAGCAATTAGAACGCTGGTCTCATTTACCACGGTATGTCACCGGCTGTTTTGACGCTGAATTAGTATGGCGTTTAGGTAATAAAGGTATAGGATTTATTGAAACTGATGAACCCGCGCAAGCTGCCATGCAAGGTAAAGTATACAGCCATGCTGGAGATGTGGATCTAACAGATTCTAAAACCCAGATGCAATTTGAATTAATTGATGCAGATTGTGTCTGTCCTACCTGTTCGCAACAATTTACCCGTGCTTACTTACATCATTTATTACAACATACTCCCTTGCTTTGTCAGCGGTTTTTGATTCAACATAATGTTTATTATGTGCAAAATTCCAAACCTTCTTCTTGA
- a CDS encoding ABC transporter substrate-binding protein, producing MSALSTRTTLLLNWYANPYHTPIFVAHSLGYYQQEGIKLAILEPSDPSDVTEIVGMGHVDFGVKAMIHTLAARAKGYPVTSIGTLLDEPPTGLIALKSSGITSFKDIVGKRVGYIGEFGKIIIDNLAKLAGIDPESYETVRIGMNVTDAICRDLIDTGIGFINFQKVELEYLRDETVFLRLDQLAGLGCCCFCSIQFIVPERMLKKPETIKGFLKATQRGAAFTTENPEEAYDLLRQAKPQLRTQMYHTIFIRSLPFFSRNLLNVERDWNKVGSFGKHLGIIDESFAVNACYTNELLPKMPHSDLEPIACCVSV from the coding sequence ATGAGCGCGTTATCTACAAGAACAACTTTGTTACTCAACTGGTACGCAAATCCTTATCACACTCCAATTTTTGTTGCTCATTCACTAGGGTATTATCAGCAAGAGGGAATAAAACTTGCGATTCTGGAGCCTAGCGATCCCAGTGATGTGACTGAAATTGTAGGCATGGGCCATGTAGATTTTGGTGTTAAGGCAATGATCCACACTTTGGCAGCCCGTGCAAAAGGTTATCCGGTCACCTCCATTGGGACTTTGCTGGATGAGCCTCCTACAGGGCTTATTGCACTTAAATCCAGTGGCATTACTTCGTTTAAAGATATTGTTGGGAAACGAGTAGGGTACATAGGTGAGTTTGGCAAAATCATCATTGACAATTTGGCAAAGTTAGCGGGTATTGATCCTGAAAGTTATGAAACAGTCCGTATTGGTATGAATGTTACCGATGCGATTTGCCGTGATCTCATTGATACGGGTATAGGTTTCATTAACTTTCAAAAAGTAGAGCTTGAATACTTACGGGATGAAACAGTATTTTTGCGTCTGGATCAATTGGCAGGCCTTGGGTGTTGCTGCTTTTGCTCCATTCAATTTATTGTTCCAGAACGCATGTTAAAAAAACCTGAAACAATTAAAGGATTCCTCAAAGCGACACAACGAGGTGCCGCCTTTACTACCGAAAATCCTGAGGAAGCCTATGACTTGTTACGCCAGGCTAAACCCCAATTGCGCACTCAAATGTATCACACCATTTTTATTCGTAGTTTGCCATTTTTTTCACGAAATCTTTTAAATGTGGAACGTGACTGGAATAAAGTGGGCAGCTTTGGTAAACATTTGGGAATTATTGATGAGTCTTTTGCTGTAAATGCTTGCTACACCAATGAGCTACTGCCCAAAATGCCGCATTCTGATCTAGAGCCCATTGCCTGTTGTGTCAGTGTATAA
- a CDS encoding thiazole synthase codes for MWHLADKPLTSRLLLGTAGYPSLEVMADAVRASKTEVITVSLKRQISRGGGSELFWQTIQSLNCSLLPNTAGCRDAQTAITTAEMARELFHTSWIKLEVIGDDFSLQPDPFELVYAASELVKRGFEVFPYCTEDLVLCQRLVDCGCRILMPWAAPIGSGKGLLNPFALGTLRQRLPDITLIVDAGIGKPSDATRILELGFDAVLLNSAVASAIHPVAMAEAFSHAVAAGRGAFEAGLMAERIAAQSCTPLIDTPFWQQEVI; via the coding sequence ATGTGGCATTTAGCAGACAAACCCCTGACAAGCCGCCTGCTTTTAGGAACAGCGGGTTATCCCTCGCTTGAAGTTATGGCCGATGCAGTGCGGGCCTCGAAAACAGAGGTGATCACTGTGTCCCTGAAGCGACAAATATCAAGGGGGGGAGGGAGCGAATTGTTTTGGCAAACCATCCAGTCTTTAAATTGCAGCTTACTACCCAATACTGCTGGATGTCGTGATGCGCAAACTGCAATTACTACAGCTGAAATGGCCCGCGAACTTTTCCACACTTCCTGGATAAAGCTGGAGGTGATTGGCGATGACTTCAGTTTGCAGCCTGATCCCTTTGAATTGGTATATGCGGCGAGCGAATTAGTAAAACGCGGGTTTGAGGTTTTTCCTTATTGTACCGAGGATCTTGTTTTATGCCAGCGGCTGGTTGATTGTGGTTGTAGAATATTAATGCCCTGGGCCGCACCTATTGGTTCAGGAAAAGGATTACTTAATCCTTTTGCTTTGGGGACTCTGCGGCAAAGATTGCCCGATATAACGCTGATTGTGGATGCAGGGATTGGCAAGCCTTCGGATGCTACCCGTATTTTGGAATTAGGGTTTGATGCGGTTTTACTGAACAGTGCAGTGGCTTCAGCAATCCATCCTGTCGCAATGGCCGAAGCTTTTTCTCATGCAGTCGCTGCTGGGCGGGGTGCTTTTGAGGCAGGTCTTATGGCGGAACGAATTGCAGCCCAATCTTGTACCCCTTTGATTGATACACCTTTTTGGCAGCAGGAGGTAATATGA
- the thiE gene encoding thiamine phosphate synthase: MSASVWINTEKEADVCTLRALNLQVHPQHVNYSCQPHAIKMEGVVSPEELNLLKHYTGPVVLDFTLSSLQHIDKANLLSAGRFFADILILNTLEAESLLSRSIATPHAMEEAAHELLTLGAKSVVLCGEPHLLGRAWTHEYWTNGVTSFWLSQKSVPQARYPDLRTVFTSAITGALAQGYTVEDALILGKMYVHQAVRQAQSSLFFGGFPEDEADLPYLSSTPLYHAPHPFRRCPPLGLYPVVDRFAWVEMLLKLGVKTIQLRIKEKSAALEVEMQRSIALAKKYRATLFINDYWELALKLNAEAVHLGQSDLDSADLDAIRKQGLLLGVSTHCYYEVARAHAICPSYIAIGPVFETDSKEMPFAAQGVERLQRWQRTLNYPLVAIGGINKARMPAVAATGVQGVALISAITKAEDPQQATLELLSLMGK; this comes from the coding sequence ATGAGTGCTTCTGTGTGGATCAATACAGAAAAAGAGGCGGATGTATGCACTTTGCGTGCATTAAACCTTCAGGTTCATCCGCAGCATGTCAATTATTCCTGCCAACCTCATGCGATTAAAATGGAGGGGGTGGTTTCTCCGGAGGAACTCAACCTTCTGAAACACTACACTGGTCCAGTGGTTTTAGATTTTACCTTATCTTCACTCCAGCATATTGATAAGGCAAACCTGTTAAGCGCCGGTCGTTTTTTCGCAGATATTCTTATATTGAATACCCTGGAGGCCGAATCTCTTTTAAGCCGAAGCATTGCGACCCCTCATGCGATGGAGGAAGCTGCGCATGAATTATTAACCTTGGGTGCTAAAAGTGTTGTACTTTGTGGTGAGCCGCATCTGTTGGGAAGAGCATGGACGCATGAGTATTGGACAAACGGCGTTACTTCTTTCTGGTTATCGCAAAAGAGCGTTCCGCAAGCCAGGTATCCAGATCTTCGTACTGTGTTCACATCTGCGATTACCGGCGCATTGGCTCAAGGGTACACCGTAGAAGATGCACTGATCCTCGGAAAAATGTATGTGCATCAAGCAGTGCGTCAAGCACAAAGCAGTTTATTTTTTGGCGGATTCCCGGAAGATGAAGCAGATTTACCCTATCTTTCCTCGACCCCGTTATACCATGCACCGCATCCATTTAGGCGGTGCCCTCCACTAGGTCTTTATCCTGTGGTCGATCGATTCGCGTGGGTGGAAATGCTCTTAAAGCTTGGTGTAAAAACCATTCAATTGCGAATTAAAGAAAAATCAGCGGCATTGGAAGTGGAGATGCAGCGAAGTATCGCTTTGGCTAAAAAATATCGTGCCACTTTATTTATTAATGATTATTGGGAATTGGCCTTAAAGCTGAATGCCGAAGCAGTTCATTTGGGACAATCAGATTTAGATAGTGCTGATCTGGATGCAATCCGCAAACAGGGACTTTTATTAGGTGTGAGTACTCATTGTTACTATGAAGTTGCCCGGGCACATGCAATCTGTCCTTCATACATTGCCATTGGACCTGTTTTTGAAACAGACAGTAAAGAAATGCCTTTTGCTGCCCAGGGTGTTGAGCGCCTGCAACGTTGGCAACGTACTTTAAATTACCCTTTGGTGGCAATAGGGGGAATTAATAAGGCACGAATGCCCGCTGTGGCCGCCACCGGTGTGCAGGGCGTGGCACTTATTTCTGCTATTACCAAAGCCGAAGATCCGCAGCAGGCAACATTGGAACTTTTAAGTTTAATGGGAAAATGA
- the thiS gene encoding sulfur carrier protein ThiS, which translates to MIIYLNDTRLTIEASSTLQQFIEQRKAVGAHVAIAINNEFVPKFMYANTILREGDRIDLIVPMQGG; encoded by the coding sequence ATGATTATTTACCTGAATGACACCCGCTTAACCATAGAGGCGTCCTCTACCTTGCAACAATTTATTGAGCAAAGAAAAGCGGTAGGCGCACATGTGGCCATTGCTATAAATAATGAATTTGTTCCCAAATTCATGTATGCCAACACTATCTTGCGCGAAGGGGATCGTATTGATCTGATAGTGCCGATGCAAGGAGGGTAG